Proteins co-encoded in one Spiroplasma gladiatoris genomic window:
- a CDS encoding glycoside hydrolase family 32 protein — MKRIEEIKWKKHDQIDQKYYDQANKLVEEDVYFRPTYHIAPPNGLLNDPNALLFKDGVHHIHYQWTPIEPFHGFKHWRYLTTKDFITYQDHGVSVTPDHEKEEYGAFSGSAYDFGDQVKIYYTGNMEDGKGNMSEELQLVADFVDGKVINKKVAVEWDETKFTPHARDPKIFEHNHRKYMIFGVQCKEDELGGLAVYEMHDFDKFEFKTILRPSIKGNTYGYMWECPNLDKLDGKYLFFISAEGYFNDSNKYELNNSRNVVYTLLDKIDFDSNELHEKFPLMQMDYGYDYYAPQTYWKDNSLLCYGWFGCVDVQYPTDRYSWHSMLTIPRELGFDGEQLTQKPFSDFCDQVLTNTVTKKTSLIQVSKAKHLKFELVGNTSFKILNDNNEYLEVQFNEEEIMMDRTNQGEKVDWDYETPRYAVRKVKQKSQVVEIFIDSSSIELFADDYKTVFSSRFFVKNFNRIEFSNEQEFEISDIRPMLVK, encoded by the coding sequence ATGAAAAGAATAGAAGAAATTAAATGAAAAAAACATGATCAAATTGATCAAAAATATTATGACCAAGCAAACAAATTAGTAGAAGAAGATGTTTATTTCAGACCTACTTATCACATTGCCCCACCAAATGGGTTATTAAATGACCCAAATGCATTATTATTTAAAGATGGAGTTCATCACATTCATTATCAATGAACTCCAATTGAACCATTTCATGGTTTTAAACACTGAAGATATTTAACAACAAAAGATTTTATAACTTATCAAGACCATGGAGTTTCAGTTACTCCTGATCATGAAAAAGAAGAATATGGAGCATTTTCAGGAAGTGCATATGACTTTGGAGATCAAGTAAAAATTTATTACACTGGTAATATGGAAGATGGAAAAGGAAATATGTCGGAAGAACTTCAATTAGTAGCTGATTTTGTTGATGGAAAAGTAATTAACAAAAAAGTAGCTGTTGAATGAGACGAAACAAAATTTACTCCTCATGCAAGAGATCCAAAAATATTTGAACACAATCATCGTAAATATATGATTTTTGGAGTTCAATGTAAAGAAGATGAACTTGGTGGTTTAGCAGTTTATGAAATGCATGATTTTGATAAGTTTGAATTTAAAACAATTTTAAGACCAAGTATCAAAGGAAACACATATGGATATATGTGAGAATGTCCTAACTTAGATAAACTTGATGGAAAATATTTATTCTTCATTTCTGCAGAAGGTTATTTTAATGACAGTAATAAATATGAATTAAACAATTCAAGAAATGTTGTTTATACTTTACTTGATAAAATTGATTTTGACTCAAATGAATTGCATGAAAAATTTCCATTAATGCAAATGGACTATGGATATGACTATTACGCTCCTCAAACTTATTGAAAAGATAATTCATTATTATGTTATGGATGATTTGGTTGTGTTGATGTTCAATATCCAACTGATCGTTATTCATGACATTCAATGTTAACAATTCCAAGAGAACTAGGATTTGATGGAGAACAATTGACTCAAAAACCATTTAGTGACTTTTGTGATCAAGTATTAACTAACACTGTAACTAAAAAAACTAGTTTAATTCAAGTTTCAAAGGCAAAACATTTAAAATTTGAATTAGTTGGTAATACAAGTTTTAAAATATTAAATGATAATAATGAATATTTAGAGGTTCAATTTAATGAAGAAGAAATTATGATGGATAGAACTAATCAAGGTGAAAAAGTTGATTGAGATTATGAAACACCAAGATATGCTGTACGTAAAGTAAAACAAAAATCTCAAGTTGTAGAAATTTTTATTGATTCTTCATCAATAGAATTGTTTGCAGATGATTATAAAACTGTATTTAGCTCAAGATTCTTTGTGAAAAACTTTAATAGAATTGAATTTTCAAATGAACAAGAATTTGAAATTTCAGATATAAGACCAATGCTTGTAAAATAA
- a CDS encoding PTS transporter subunit EIIB, with protein MKIFAKNKDIDPNVKLITEILGRAENIENVSHCSTRIRVKLKDVSKLELDKLKENELVSGVVLKDNLVQFIVKQKIEDFNKDFLETLGVSLKNVPNLFDVNLTIKKGFFKSLTDGIGVLVKPIIPFLITLSIVSTIQNIFNGIKVDDKALKDLSDITNTIGKMFLSLQNALQLAFSVLIPWSIFKLMRGSQAIGIAIGVALCFKDLASTNDFMGSGKGLFDWGSDGTWEGEGVKSWSFSNLSSGYPWKISYQGQILPLVLIGFMAVYLERLVRKIKYGVVKELFGLPFVTIAAFFVGMLLLAPIGMLITYGMNIALLWATTHEIAKFIFNPLFAITLPWLVVTGFIQIFVVVALQQFMTYGATSINPMFTQLNIAVATSVLAFAIMNKKNKELQKTAVPSYLIAFVGGSTEPALFGVALRFLFPVIATSIGTTVGVIITTASGVLTTMGPCSLLVFLSVITNASDPLYKDFGITTWPGTGFLWMAVAIIATFATTFAATILLSRVKYFKNLTKSVLERDFSPIPGAENLINEKQKKEKPKKVKESN; from the coding sequence ATGAAGATTTTTGCTAAAAATAAGGATATTGATCCTAATGTAAAATTAATTACAGAAATATTAGGTAGAGCAGAAAACATCGAAAATGTTAGTCATTGTTCTACTAGGATAAGAGTTAAATTAAAAGATGTTAGTAAATTGGAGCTTGATAAATTAAAAGAAAACGAGCTTGTTAGTGGTGTTGTTTTAAAAGATAATTTAGTTCAATTTATTGTAAAACAAAAAATTGAAGATTTTAATAAAGATTTTTTAGAAACATTAGGAGTTTCTTTAAAGAATGTTCCTAATTTATTTGATGTAAATTTAACTATAAAAAAAGGTTTTTTCAAATCATTAACTGATGGAATTGGGGTACTTGTAAAACCAATCATCCCATTTTTAATAACATTATCAATTGTTTCTACTATACAAAATATTTTTAATGGAATAAAAGTTGATGATAAAGCATTAAAAGATTTAAGTGATATTACAAATACAATTGGAAAAATGTTTTTATCTTTACAAAATGCTTTACAACTTGCTTTTAGTGTTTTAATACCTTGATCAATATTTAAATTAATGAGAGGAAGTCAAGCAATCGGTATAGCCATTGGAGTTGCTTTATGTTTTAAAGATTTAGCAAGTACAAATGACTTTATGGGTTCAGGAAAAGGATTATTTGACTGAGGTTCAGATGGTACTTGAGAAGGTGAAGGAGTAAAAAGTTGAAGCTTCTCTAATTTATCAAGCGGTTATCCTTGAAAAATATCTTATCAAGGTCAAATTCTTCCTTTGGTTTTAATTGGATTTATGGCAGTTTATTTAGAAAGATTGGTAAGAAAAATCAAATACGGTGTTGTAAAAGAGTTGTTTGGTTTACCATTTGTAACTATTGCAGCATTCTTTGTAGGAATGTTATTGTTAGCGCCAATTGGAATGTTAATAACTTATGGAATGAATATCGCACTTTTATGGGCAACAACCCATGAAATAGCTAAGTTTATTTTTAATCCATTATTTGCTATAACTTTACCATGATTAGTTGTAACTGGATTTATTCAAATATTTGTTGTTGTTGCTTTACAACAATTTATGACATATGGAGCAACTTCAATTAATCCTATGTTTACACAATTAAATATTGCAGTTGCAACAAGTGTTCTTGCTTTTGCAATTATGAACAAAAAAAATAAAGAACTACAAAAAACAGCAGTTCCTTCTTATTTAATAGCATTTGTTGGAGGTTCTACTGAACCTGCATTATTTGGAGTAGCATTAAGATTTTTATTCCCGGTTATTGCAACAAGTATTGGAACAACTGTTGGAGTAATTATCACAACAGCTTCAGGAGTTCTTACAACAATGGGGCCATGTTCATTATTAGTATTTTTAAGTGTTATTACTAACGCGTCAGACCCTTTGTATAAAGACTTTGGAATAACAACTTGACCTGGAACTGGATTCTTATGAATGGCAGTTGCAATAATTGCAACATTTGCAACAACGTTTGCGGCAACTATTTTATTATCTAGAGTGAAATATTTCAAAAACTTAACTAAATCAGTATTAGAAAGAGATTTTTCACCAATTCCTGGAGCAGAGAATTTAATAAATGAAAAACAAAAAAAAGAAAAACCAAAAAAAGTGAAAGAAAGTAATTAA
- the sepF gene encoding cell division protein SepF, translated as MAIFKKKFQEVIVDSKKVQEIQNLKQQVPQQNQNSQQYRDIVNEKAQPLELEKNRDNTEFDEAHVNHFKPESYKDTKAIVDCLIRFKRVTVNLTIIQKEEKKRLIDFLTGVMYALDGDYKKVDDGVYQFWISN; from the coding sequence ATGGCCATTTTTAAAAAGAAATTTCAAGAAGTAATTGTTGATAGCAAAAAAGTTCAAGAAATTCAAAATTTAAAACAGCAAGTTCCTCAACAAAACCAAAACTCTCAACAATATAGAGATATAGTCAACGAAAAAGCTCAGCCTTTAGAACTTGAAAAAAATAGAGATAATACTGAATTTGATGAAGCACATGTAAATCATTTTAAGCCAGAATCTTACAAAGATACTAAAGCAATAGTTGATTGTTTGATTAGATTTAAAAGAGTGACTGTTAATTTAACAATAATTCAAAAAGAAGAAAAAAAACGTCTGATAGATTTCTTAACAGGTGTAATGTACGCTCTGGATGGTGACTATAAAAAAGTAGATGACGGTGTATATCAATTTTGAATAAGCAACTAA
- the ftsZ gene encoding cell division protein FtsZ, translating into MSSNFVKDAANIKVIGVGGGGCNAVNRMIEDNVQGVEFIVANTDAQVLTASSAENKIILGANISKGLGAGANPEVGKKAAIESENEIKEALKDADLIFVASGMGGGTGTGAAPEIARMAMETGALVIAIVTKPFRFEGKMRNSYAIQGISELKKYVDSVIVISNDRLLDIIGGIPVKDSFREADNILKQGVQTITDLIAVPAIINLDFADVRTIMKGKGNALFGIGIGSGPDKAIEAANKAITSALLETSIRGAKDAIVNVTGGTGLSLNDAEDAADIIKQASGQDINLIFGIAINEHLNDELIVTVIATGFDTDYVAPNIEVDGSKQSSEQKVKESNLEVNKINENYIQPAHERRSNFLNQDQERKSSYVQQQSNIADEELKNVGQRMDNLKNASEFDQNPKIARKIEDTVDDEDGDFPPFLRKKW; encoded by the coding sequence ATGTCAAGTAATTTTGTAAAAGATGCTGCAAACATTAAGGTGATTGGTGTTGGTGGTGGTGGATGTAACGCTGTTAATAGAATGATAGAAGATAATGTTCAAGGTGTTGAGTTTATTGTCGCAAACACAGATGCACAAGTTTTAACTGCAAGTAGTGCAGAAAACAAAATAATTTTAGGAGCTAATATTTCAAAAGGTCTTGGGGCTGGAGCCAACCCTGAGGTTGGAAAAAAAGCTGCAATAGAATCAGAAAATGAAATTAAAGAAGCTTTAAAAGATGCAGACTTAATTTTTGTTGCTTCTGGAATGGGTGGAGGAACTGGAACTGGTGCTGCACCTGAAATAGCAAGAATGGCTATGGAAACTGGAGCTCTTGTTATTGCAATTGTGACTAAACCATTTAGATTTGAAGGAAAAATGAGAAATAGCTATGCAATCCAAGGTATAAGCGAATTAAAAAAATATGTAGATTCAGTAATAGTTATTTCTAATGATCGTTTATTAGATATTATTGGAGGAATTCCTGTTAAAGATTCTTTCAGAGAAGCCGATAACATTCTGAAACAAGGTGTTCAAACAATTACTGATTTAATTGCGGTTCCTGCAATAATTAACTTGGACTTTGCTGATGTAAGAACAATTATGAAAGGTAAAGGTAATGCTTTATTCGGAATAGGAATTGGTTCTGGTCCTGATAAAGCTATTGAAGCTGCTAATAAGGCTATTACTAGTGCGTTGCTTGAAACTTCAATAAGAGGGGCAAAAGATGCAATTGTTAACGTAACTGGTGGAACTGGATTATCTTTAAATGATGCAGAAGATGCAGCAGATATTATTAAGCAAGCTAGTGGACAAGACATTAACTTAATCTTTGGTATTGCTATTAATGAACACTTAAATGATGAATTGATTGTTACAGTTATTGCGACTGGTTTTGACACAGATTATGTAGCTCCAAATATTGAAGTTGATGGTTCTAAGCAATCGAGTGAACAAAAAGTTAAAGAAAGTAATTTAGAAGTAAATAAAATTAATGAAAATTATATTCAACCCGCTCATGAAAGAAGATCTAATTTTTTAAATCAAGATCAAGAAAGAAAATCAAGTTATGTTCAACAACAATCTAACATAGCAGATGAAGAATTAAAAAATGTTGGTCAAAGAATGGATAATTTAAAAAATGCTAGTGAATTTGATCAAAACCCAAAAATAGCAAGAAAAATTGAAGACACAGTCGATGATGAAGACGGTGATTTTCCACCGTTCCTAAGAAAGAAATGATAG
- the rsmH gene encoding 16S rRNA (cytosine(1402)-N(4))-methyltransferase RsmH, with protein MSKEHISVLLNESIDLLHIKPNGIYVDCTLGRAGHSFEILKKLTTGHLYAIDQDLEAIKNSEEKLRAVSNNFTILEGNFAYLKALLALKKISKVDGILYDLGVSSPQFDIADRGFSYRYDSELDMRMDTNNNVLTAKTVINTYDLKQLTSIFRNYGEENFAFQIAKKIISFRENKPINTTFELVDIIKSALPQKILKQKKHPAKKVFQALRIHVNDELEVLKKSLNQALELLNENGVVVVISFHSLEERIIKDIFKAKTTDEKDKFLAKLPVQGLVTQKEFELLVKKPIKPSNEELNLNRRAHSAKLWAIKKVG; from the coding sequence ATGTCAAAAGAACATATATCAGTTTTATTAAATGAATCAATTGATTTATTGCATATAAAACCAAATGGTATATATGTTGACTGCACATTAGGGCGTGCTGGACATAGCTTTGAAATTTTAAAAAAACTTACAACAGGGCATTTATATGCAATTGATCAAGATTTAGAAGCCATCAAAAATAGTGAAGAGAAGCTTAGGGCAGTTTCAAATAACTTTACTATTTTAGAAGGTAATTTTGCATATTTAAAAGCTTTGCTTGCTTTAAAAAAAATTAGTAAAGTTGATGGAATATTATATGATTTAGGTGTTTCTTCACCACAGTTCGACATAGCAGACCGAGGATTTAGTTATCGTTATGATAGTGAACTTGATATGAGAATGGACACTAATAATAATGTTTTAACAGCAAAAACTGTTATTAATACTTATGATTTAAAACAACTAACTTCTATTTTTAGAAATTATGGTGAAGAAAACTTTGCTTTTCAAATTGCAAAAAAAATTATTAGTTTTCGTGAAAATAAACCAATTAATACAACTTTTGAGTTAGTTGATATTATTAAATCAGCTTTACCTCAAAAAATATTAAAGCAAAAAAAACACCCAGCTAAAAAAGTATTTCAAGCTTTAAGAATACATGTAAATGATGAGCTTGAAGTTTTAAAAAAATCTTTAAATCAAGCACTAGAACTGCTTAATGAAAATGGAGTAGTTGTTGTGATTAGCTTTCACTCTTTAGAAGAAAGAATAATTAAAGATATTTTTAAAGCTAAAACTACAGATGAAAAGGATAAATTTTTAGCTAAATTACCAGTACAAGGATTAGTTACTCAAAAAGAGTTTGAACTACTTGTTAAAAAACCAATTAAACCTAGTAATGAAGAGTTAAATTTAAATAGAAGAGCACATAGTGCAAAATTATGAGCAATAAAAAAGGTGGGATAA
- the mraZ gene encoding division/cell wall cluster transcriptional repressor MraZ: MLLGTFEHSLDDKNRITIPSKLRNKLGDIIFVSKGVENCLEIRTPEKFNELLSELGKRSSFNGATRTIERLILSNSDELTIDSSGRVKIPTNLLEKIGVSKQVYILGLGDRMEIWDKSTYEKILSEVDEDQIYAAAEKLGGEK, translated from the coding sequence ATGTTGCTTGGGACATTTGAACATAGTTTAGATGATAAAAATAGAATAACAATCCCTTCAAAACTTAGAAACAAACTTGGAGATATCATTTTTGTTTCTAAAGGTGTAGAAAATTGCTTAGAAATTAGAACCCCAGAAAAATTTAATGAGTTACTTTCTGAACTAGGTAAAAGAAGTAGTTTCAATGGAGCTACAAGAACAATCGAAAGATTAATATTATCTAATTCTGATGAATTAACAATTGACTCATCTGGAAGAGTAAAAATACCCACAAATTTATTAGAAAAAATTGGTGTCTCAAAACAAGTTTATATCCTAGGGCTAGGAGATAGAATGGAAATTTGAGATAAAAGCACATATGAAAAGATCTTATCTGAAGTTGATGAAGATCAAATTTATGCTGCTGCAGAGAAATTGGGCGGAGAAAAGTAA
- the rpmF gene encoding 50S ribosomal protein L32, translating into MAVPFRKTSKAAKNKRRSHLALVSASLMSCQNCGATIKPHRVCRECGYYKNKEVVKKD; encoded by the coding sequence ATGGCTGTACCATTTAGAAAGACCAGTAAAGCTGCAAAGAATAAAAGAAGAAGTCACTTGGCATTAGTGAGCGCATCTCTTATGTCATGCCAAAACTGTGGAGCAACAATAAAACCACATAGAGTTTGTCGTGAATGCGGATATTACAAAAATAAAGAAGTTGTAAAAAAAGATTAA